agaaccgaGTACAAAACCAGgctggatgaaaaaaaaacaggaaaaacaaactTCACCACAGTAATGAGTAAGAAGGCAATGATCAGAAGCTTCCTGTAAAGATGTTAATTATAGGACTGAAAAGGTCACAATAATACATCTGTGGAGAGACTGACCACGTGTGAGGCCACAGAGAGGCCTGAAGCCATCCACGATGTGGCATAGGAAGGAGAACACCGAAAGCAGCTTCATACAGTCAGCACGGCCCTCGTCAAACACTGAGTTACATTTCTTATGTGGTGTCCCCATCTTCGTGTTACAGATATCACCGATGCTTGCTAAGAAGTGCAGCACGTTTCTCAGAGAACGAGCTAAAAAAAGGTCAGAATAAGAGAGAATGAGGTGGTTACTATGGGATACTATAAATCATTCAAGGAGACACGATTTTCTGCTTAGTCCATCGGTcactaaaatacactaaaattCACTCACAGATATGACGTGCAGACTCTGTAAGAGCTCTGATGAAGTTCTGCACTCTGCCTGCCAGTGAGTAGGCATTCCTGCTGACCTCCCTTACCTTCTCTAGCACAGCTATATTTCCGAATCAGAAACACAAAGGCACCAGTGTcagtcattttttaattatgaaAGTCAGATCTAACTCAAATCAGAGAGCAAAGAGCACCATGCTTACTTGCTCTTTGAGTTTAGCAACACATAATGAAGGCATTGCTTACGCAACAGAGGAGTGGCAGCCCTCTGCATGAGTTGCTGGGTTTGGTTCATGGCAAACTCGATTCCACACAATACGCTGGCTGCTGCTCGGTCAAAGTTCTCAAGAGTGTTGTTCAAGGGGCCTCGAACCACAagggtgatgatgaggaagagtAGGATCTTTTTACCCTCCCCTTCAGAGGTAGAATAAAGACATTGGGAGGGAGCTAGAAATATTCATTTGGGTCTAATGAATAGTTTTACTGAAGGGAATTTGCTATCGAGCATAATAAATAGTGGAGCTAACTGttgtataatatatattcaGAACAATATTCAGAAAATACTCAATCCCATAGAGTTTAGTGCTACTATATAAGGCGTAAGTTTTAGATCTGAAATGATGGAAAGGATTACTTACTGGAGCACAGCATGGGAAGCATGAGTGTAATGTTGGCACGCACACTAGCGGAGAAACCCATTCCAAACGCAGTGAAGGCGGCCATGGTTACCGTGGTGATGATGCAGTACCAGAGTGCATGTTTCTGTATGTACAGTGCTGTTGCACCGTAAATGAAGGCAAGCAGCAGACCAAGAATAAAGGCTGCAAGACTGCGCCAGGCACGACTCCATGCTGAACTGTGAAAGATCCTTAACACCCGGCTTCTGAGGTTCAtcctgaaaaaaagagaaatgttcAATAGTTCAGTTTAAACTTTAGGTAGCTTTATGTCTTATATCCTGCCATTGTCTTTTCTAACTTCTCATCAAAAATCTCACTGACCTTGACTTTTTAGGATGCATTGCCCCAGCTTTTATGTATATTCCCTTTTTGTATTGTTAATACACACTCAAGTCAAAGGCTCTCTCTGAGACTCTCTCAAACTCTTTCTGAGTTTTCACTCAATTTAAGAAACTACAGCTTTTTCCGATATGTAAATCTGTGTATAAATACTGTTTGGTTATTTTCAAATTTAAACAAAAGCATCTGAGAGCTCTATATTACATCACCTTTCAACTGGCAACATTTGGAATGCACCGGCTTTTCCAGTGGACATTGAAAATCAAAAAATGGAGGAACCTAGACGGAAATATAGAAACAAAGCCCCCCATTCGAGTATGTTATTatcttaaataatattattttaaattgtagGAACATTCTAAATTTTacagtgtatttttttatttacctagCATTGGAGAAGGTCAGTAAGCTTATCCTGCCTGGCGTGGCTCACAGATTCCTGTTCGGACCAACATCTGATTTCTCATTGGCCAGACTTTTAATAGGAGCTGCATTTGGAGCCATCAGTGGGGTTGGTGAGAGCATACATTTGTGTTTTGCCTCCAAAATGTAAAGGTTTTTCAACATGAATTTCAAATCTAATACACAGAATATGATGTTTTGGTCATTATCTTTATTCTAGCTTTGTTTCTTGGACTCCTGTACAACATTTCACTGTCCCCCTTTCACAGAGTTATAGCCGGATATGTTTTTATAGGTATGTCTCACCTTTTTCTATTGCTTTTGTATGTATTGCACTTGATATGCTGCTGGGAGATTTGGAGCAAAATAGTctgtgaatgtttatttaatgatgtttgtgtgctttTATAGCACTGTGTATCCTAGGTGGAATGCTGTCTTCATATTTTCGTTGCTCAGTACTTTTGATGTTCCCCAGCATCCTTGGCTCTCGTGGACAGGCTTATGTAATGTTGTTCGTAATACAGTGTCTCTATCAAGGTAAACATGTGTTTGAAATATTTCCTATTTTGCAGGTAAACACAGCATATTCCCTGGTCAAATTAGTGCCACAAAGTTAGCTTTCCTGCTGGGCTTAAGAAGAAGTATGCATCTtgtgcattttgtttattttgatacTGAATAAAACGACCACAGGATTTATATCTACCATATTCTTCCATTATAAATATAACTCATTATATTTAGGATAATATTATAAACTGAATATTAGTAAATGTAGATatcatgatgatgtcatcataaGACATGAAATCTTAAATTGACTAATTTGTAGGCTATAAAGAGTAGATATACAAACATATTATTGAGCACCAAGGCATGAAATTAATATAGAAATATTCTTATATGCTAATGCCTGTTCTACAAACATTGTAAAAGGGTTACACTCACTTGCTAAAGTGTATCCTCTCAGGTCCAATCTCCAATATCCAACATAATGTCCAGGATGTGGTGTTTTCTATGGGCTGCAATATAGACCTGCAAATTGGGCACAGTAAGATTATGTGGAGGACAGTTTCTGAGCCATATTTTCAGGTGTTACAGGAGATAGTGGTGAGTTCAACAGTAAAATGAAGTTTCTACTAACCTCACTTGACTAAAAAATATGACACTCACAtcatataaattaaaattaatgacACAATTATACATAATTATGAAACTAATAAAATTATGTAATTGAATTAAGATGGTTGTTCGTCAGTATTGATGAAGAAAGTTTACTCATATAAATGTATGCTGATCTTTTTCAAATGCACTTTTATGTATTACAAACATCATCAGCACTGTCGTAATAAGACCATTCTTTTGTCCCTATCAGGCTGACAGTGTGGAACTTCAGAGGGAGGCACTGAATGTGAATAGAGAGTTTGAAGGCATAAAAAATGAAGTGATGGGCCAGTATGGCTATGATTCCCTTGGTCAGAATCTTACAACTACAGGCAACAGCACACAAGAGCAGTACACTGCAAAGACCATGATGCGCTGTGAATGTGAGTGACATACATTGCAGGACAACACAAATGGTACTTTTGTGTGGATTTCCTGTTACAAAGATAATTTAGTGGCATCCTTATTCCAAATGTTGTGGTGTCCATTAACGATTTGCCTCATTGTTTTGAGTATATACTCCTTGTCATGTTGTAATGAGAATGCTGTGTACAGATGTGGTAAAGAAAGGCATTGATCACTGCATCGAGTGGTTCAGTGATACATGGCTGAAGTGCATGGACACTATTAAATCCCCTGTCATCAACCATTTCCTTTGTGTGCCTATGAAATTTGATTTTCTCTGTAATATTATGAGAGGTAAGTAGTTAAATCAAACTGTGTGTAGTCATTGTACATCATGAGATTATCACAtttaattagatagatagatagatagatagatagatagatagatagatagatagatagatagatagatagatagatagatagatagatagatagatagatagatatgaattAGCCATATAACATTTTCTTAAAGCTGTCAGTTAGTATTAACAACTAGGTTTTGCGCTTTCCTTTAAACATGGGATTTACTGGTTTAACTGTATATTCACCTCAGTAATGACTCCATGGTGTAAGGAACAGATCCCAGTGGAGGGAAACTTTGGACAAACCTATGACAAACTCAGTTCCTCCATCAGTAAACTCAGTGAACAGTTTACCACTAATGTGCTCCTTAAGGTACAGTGGGTTGTCACAGTTTTGTCTATGCCACAATCCTTAGATTACTGTGCTATATTctgataataaacattaaatctCAGATGTATATTCATCTGTAAATGACTCCTGACTGAAGCTTACTAAAATATACATTTCCTATTTGCATGGTTGTATTTGATGCCATGTTAGTCTTGTCCTGTGTTATCTGCAGAAAATTGAGGATCAGCCCATGTTTGGAGTCAAAGTTCTTCAGGACGAATTTCGCAGGGAGCTGACCAGGACATTTAAGGAGAAGAGAAACACTGTTGAGCAAATATTAGGGATCATACAGATTCTCCTTTCTTTCACGTTCATAACTGTTTTCATATCGTAAGTGTACACATTTTCACCCCTGCCTCATAACATTTCAGATTTAGCttaaacaatacaataataataaaaagaataaagatTCAAATATTCTCATAGATTATACACTGTATGTGTCTTGACACTTGACACCCAtagataatattttaaataatacaaaCTAATTGTCAACCttgaaaaatatacattatataattacactatataataattatgaagttaatattatatattaatattagattTTTATAGACTTCCTTTGTTTTTATAACTACCAAGAGCTTTTAGATATGCACGACAATATACCAGAGATATCTACTTTGACAATGTCTACTTAACAACCTACTTTAGACAGATTGATCAGCGGAGAAAAAGAGGGGTAAGatccatttttctttaaaaactttTCTCTTATAATTCCGAGCTAACTGTAGCTACATTCCAGGGTAAGAGGTATCTGCTGCCCTTGAAGAAAGCAGAAAAGAGCAGTTTCATCGAGCCCTGGAGCTTAAAAATCCATTCCAATGAGCTACAACCTGTGGTAAAATCTTTAGGGCTTAAGTACATgttgtattatatatacattcacCGTTCATTTTATTAGAAACATCTGTACACCTGCACTTTCATGAAGTTATCTAATTAGCCAAGATTGATATAGGTCAAGAGGTTCAGTttatgttcacattaaacatcaaaTAGTATAAAGTgtaatctctgtgactttgttTATAGCATGGATGTTGATTCCAGGTGGGCTCATTTGAGTGCTTCAGAAACTGCTGttctcctgggaatttcacacagaACAGTCTAGAATTTAGACAgaacaatgtaaaaaaataaaaaataaaataaaataaaaaatattgagtGAGCAACAGTTCTGTTAGGGGCAATGCCTTACTaataagagaggtcagaggaaaatggccaaaTCGGTTTGAGCTGCCAGGAGGGATGTAGTAATCATTCTCCTTTGACCTCACTCATCAGTAAGGTGTTTCAGCTTATAGATCCTCCACACACAGGATGTTGTTTTCATGTTTCAGACCAAACTGTATAAACTCTAtagactgttgtgtgtaaaattaCCATGAGAATAGCAGtttttgaaatactcaaatcagccTATCTGGAACCAACATCCAAGaacaaagtcacagagatcacactttttcccaTTCTAATGTTTGATGTGGACATTAACTGAATCTCTTGACCTGTATATCTGCACAGTTTTATACATTGTTCTGctgacacatgattggctgactaTATAACTGCATGAAAGCACAGATGTACAGGTATTCCTCTTAAAATGGATGGTGAGTTTATGTCCAGTAGTTAATAACATTTTTGCTTTTGAAATGCGTTGTTTTTGATTATTCTATATAAAAAACTCAACAGACAACAAGCCTACTCCAGGTTGTATCTCTGGCTCTGTTTGTATGTGTTCTGCTGGCCACTGATAGAGTCCTTTACCACATTTTTGACATCATCCGTAGGCATACCTTTATAGAGCACTCTTTTACAAGtgagtataacacacacatgaaaatgtTCAGTATACTTTAATCACTATACCTGTAGTGTTCATTTGTGCTCATTATTTCTTCTTGTTTTACAGGTAGACATGACATAAATATTGACATTAAAGGAGAATCCATGTTAGCTAGGCTCCTGCGTAAAACTGTTGGTGCCTTCAACACCTCCTCTAACATAGACTTGCAGTCCAGTAACTGGCGTAGGTGTCTTTTTAATTTTGAACATTACTCTTTCTTTACACTACGGTATGATGGTTGCCCTTAACAAAACTCTGTGCACATTATTCTCTGCATGGTCACATGTCATATGGTCTAGGGGCATATTTTGTCagagtaaaaatgaaaatggatgacattaaacatttatttgacCTCTGGCTAACCTTAGTAGTGTTTTCTGATGCAGACAGCAAATTCATTCTAGAAACAAGCTAAGAACCTGCGGGCAAGGTCTCTATTTATAGCTGAGTTCTCAGTGCTCAGGCTTTAGCATTTCCACTGATCTGGATTTAGTTAATGAGCTGTTGGCTTTGAGAGGTGGAACATTATCCATTTAGAGTCCATTCACAATATGGCTTACAGTAAGACTGTCCACCACTTCCTGTATTTCTCACAGATTTACTAATATGTGATTTGATTGTCTATGATGTGATTTATGCAAAGGTCTTCAGAGTCTTCATATAACTCCAAGAATGCTCTTAATATGTCTGcctttattatttctgttatgTCTGCATGTGCTCAAATGAAAACCACATGCATCTGCAAGTCACATGCTTTGGAACCCTGTCTCTCCTGACGTGTTTAGCATGGCTTGTGATTTTAAGCTGACCAAAGTTTCTAGATTGGGCAGTTTAAACACAAGCAGAGAGCTTGGTCTGGCCTCTGTCTAATCAGATCTGTCCTTTACATGCTGGTAAGCAAAGCTGCACATAcctgtatatatttctattggCTGTATTAAATAGGGAATGACCCATACATAATTACACCACTGCAAATAAAAATTGCAAGAGCAAGTCTAAATCAAAAAAGTCTAAACAATTATAAGACCACTGAGGCCTTTTATAGATGCATTTACTAATTTCATTCTTTTTGGTCTTATTTTATTGGCAGATGTTTTTGATTTTACTTTAGAAATAGGGAGAATTATCTGCCAATAGAACAAAATACTTTAATTTCAAGCTTCGATTGAGTAATAAATATCTAGAAATATGCTTGACAATCttatatataatacagtatagtgcCTATTGTCAAGATTTTTACTTGCATTCAGTTATCTTCAGTATCTACATCCTAGTCAGGATTGCTGTGGATGTggaatctggagcctatcctggcAACAATGGGTATAAGGCAGGAGAAATACCCCAGTCCCcagtatatttatattgttgCACATTAGACATATAACCAAGTATTCCTTTTTTTTAGTTCAGGTCTGGAGACCTGTTTTTCTCATTATCATGTTGCAGCAtacattcatatttcatttagGAATTCTATTTTTGTggatatttattgttttattggaGGTATATTTTGCTATTTTTCTTAAAACCAACAAGGACTGCAAACTGAGACCTCTGTAGTGGTCAACAGTATATTTCAAAACTTAGTAATTCTACAGTCTTAGAAGACTGGATCATCGGGATTATTTACAAGctattaaaaagataaaaaacaaaatgcatgactttatgtgagggtgtgtgtgtttgtttatgtgtgtatagaATGCCTCCCACAGCCTCATGCCCTGAGCCAGGCTGACTACCTGTGGAGTATCCTCCCAGTGCTGCTCATGGGTCTCATGTGCTGCCTGCAGGTTTATACAAACCGCCTACGCAGGGTCATCACCACCTTCTACTTCCCCAAGGTAACACTGTTagtttatttcaatttatattTCAATAGGCTCAGTTAGATCTAAAAATTAATATCTTTAATATAACTACAGTAATCAGACAAGGGaatatttattgtgtagtgttttggTCATTTATTAGTAACTTTATATCAGTCCTCTGCAGAGAGCAGCACAACTGATTCATTTTACTGCATATGTAAGCGCTCAATGCCAAATAGATTTAGTCTTACATAACACAGTTGCAATTTCAGAGAAATAGGATTTAATTTAGTACTGCATCAGACACAAAATATTCATGCAGTTAGTGTTTCTTATATAATGCCCTGATACAAGACCCACTAAACTTTCACAAAGAAATATGAGCAGAAATACAGTCATAATTAAGCAGTGAACGTATATTCTCTCTAAACATCCAGATATTCTGTCATTTATGCCAAatcatattaaataataaatttggCCAGTGTTCCCTATGTATAAAAAGTTGCTTTCTGCAATAAATGAAGCATGTATTAGTACTGACAGTGGTCTATGAAAATGTGGCAACATACACATCATTATTCAGCTTCATCACTCCCCAATGATTGCATATATTCAGTCAGCAACTGATGACAAACAAGAATGGGCCAACTAGCAAATAGCCAGTTGGAGTAATTCCTTTAGGAACTGTCTGATTCTCAACATCCATTTTAGCCACATTATTGTTATGATCAAGACAAATTAGAAGAAAAAGTACATTCAAGAATTGTTAAAAATTTAATTTCATGGTTTAATCATGTTAAAATCCTGTTAAAATCCTGCAAGCTTTCCCAGAAgcttcacaaatgttgtttagCATGTTTAGCATGTAAACTTGCgtatttagtattttaaatGTTCTTGATTATGAAAAACCATTATGCTTATACTTTTATTTTAGCCTGCAGACCTTGCATTTGTTTCTTGGGTACTTGTTATTTccttctaaataaataataaggccATTAAGTACCAGCATTGCAGTGCATTTGATTTACCTCACTTGCTGAATGGTAGAAAGCTCTTACATAAAAGTACGGGACTTGGCTTGGGCTACCATTCACAGGTCTTA
The nucleotide sequence above comes from Hemibagrus wyckioides isolate EC202008001 linkage group LG01, SWU_Hwy_1.0, whole genome shotgun sequence. Encoded proteins:
- the dcst1 gene encoding E3 ubiquitin-protein ligase DCST1, with the translated sequence MYIPFLYLDIENQKMEEPRRKYRNKAPHSTLEKVSKLILPGVAHRFLFGPTSDFSLARLLIGAAFGAISGVALFLGLLYNISLSPFHRVIAGYVFIALCILGGMLSSYFRCSVLLMFPSILGSRGQAYVMLFVIQCLYQGPISNIQHNVQDVVFSMGCNIDLQIGHSKIMWRTVSEPYFQVLQEIVADSVELQREALNVNREFEGIKNEVMGQYGYDSLGQNLTTTGNSTQEQYTAKTMMRCEYVVKKGIDHCIEWFSDTWLKCMDTIKSPVINHFLCVPMKFDFLCNIMRVMTPWCKEQIPVEGNFGQTYDKLSSSISKLSEQFTTNVLLKKIEDQPMFGVKVLQDEFRRELTRTFKEKRNTVEQILGIIQILLSFTFITVFISAFRYARQYTRDIYFDNVYLTTYFRQIDQRRKRGGKRYLLPLKKAEKSSFIEPWSLKIHSNELQPVTTSLLQVVSLALFVCVLLATDRVLYHIFDIIRRHTFIEHSFTSEHDINIDIKGESMLARLLRKTVGAFNTSSNIDLQSSNWQCLPQPHALSQADYLWSILPVLLMGLMCCLQVYTNRLRRVITTFYFPKREKKRILFLYNLQMQRHIHFVNRLSKQLRRQQQAPKMVLSVLLSPLDRLGWGVCWCWVCVECMRKQRAVHCSTVGCNVLYCAQCWRDLGSRCICSFPKDREPQDSDTDTDTVYYVH